In the Carassius auratus strain Wakin chromosome 50, ASM336829v1, whole genome shotgun sequence genome, one interval contains:
- the LOC113066632 gene encoding von Willebrand factor A domain-containing protein 5A-like: MEICGLVTQNKESVPLKSISVQVRVQDHVATVSSTLQYVNEEERPLEALFVFPLPADAAVCHFSAKIGEQEIVAKVQDRERARDQYDDAVSSGQQAFLLEESAESPDVFRLSVGCLSAGQNAAVTIIYITELAVQADHSLRFCLPAVLNPRYTPAGSGAGIVSEISSGCGAVPYTLTLSVHVSSPKPISKLESNCSLDPLVFLQSDHTQATVNLSPGHMFDKDFELFVFYQDTHQPSAIVETGVTTAPPGSLMRDPVVMISLYPEFPEDVKKSLATRGEFVFVIDRSGSMGSMMHYGKRAKRRIESAKDTLLLLLKSLPMGCYFNIYGFGSHFESFFPKSVVYNQETMDQALKRVKEMKSDMGGTEILKPLKHIYSQRCHPDHPRQLFFFTDGEVGNTKKVLDLVKSHAHSHRCFSFGIGEGASAALITGMAREGSGHAQFITDTDRMQPKVMQSLRFALQPAVVNISVDWTLPDGLTVETLSPPINVLFQGQRTLIYAQLKGESSGGSEGTVTVKYSLKDQPVTNQLHFCLKPTEETGLSIHQLAARTLIRSLEQEKRSGAADVEGIRSRMVELSVQAGVSSVHTAFIAVNKDSRQTVKGPLQQRRVQTCAAQPVQPPASKFRESKQAKPKSLLGKLGQALSRNHDSKSFRHSMMMVEGCCASSARKVERQKDLLLQLVSLQKASGCWDLDATLADVFGKTEDELTNQKPAQVDGSVWATLLALIWLYGCKIEQQVEWQFVAMKAASWIGSQKVGDLSQCVCEGNVLLGCQVTKDTLGI; the protein is encoded by the exons TTCCTCTGAAGAGCATCTCGGTGCAGGTTCGGGTTCAGGATCATGTAGCCACAGTCTCCTCCACTCTGCAGTATGTGAATGAGGAAGAGCGCCCCCTGGAGGCCTTGTTCGTCTTCCCTCTGCCTGCTGATGCTGCTGTCTGCCACTTCAGTGCCAAGATCGGAGAGCAGGAGATTGTGGCAAAGGTGCAGGACAGAGAAAGA GCACGGGATCAGTATGATGATGCTGTGAGTTCGGGTCAGCAGGCGTTTCTGTTGGAAGAGAGCGCAGAGAGTCCTGATGTGTTCAGACTGAGTGTGGGGTGTCTGTCGGCGGGTCAGAACGCTGCTGTCACCATCATCTACATCACTGAGCTCGCTGTGCAGGCCGACCACTCGCTGCGCTTCTGTCTGCCGGCTGTACTCAATCCCCGATACACACCAGCAG gttcaGGTGCTGGTATCGTCTCAGAGATTTCATCAGGATGTGGAGCTGTTCCCTACACGCTGACTCTCAGTGTCCATGTGAGCTCTCCAAAGCCCATCTCCAAACTAGAGTCCAACTGCTCTCTGGATCCTCTAGTGTTCCTGCAGTCTGATCACACTCAGGCCACG GTGAATCTGAGTCCTGGTCACATGTTTGATAAGGACTTTGAGCTGTTTGTGTTCTATCAGGATACCCATCAGCCCTCTGCTATAGTGGAGACAGGAGTGACCACTGCCCCACCAG GCTCTCTGATGAGAGACCCAGTGGTCATGATAAGTTTGTACCCAGAGTTCCCAGAGGACGTAAAGAAATCACTGGCAACTCGAGGggagtttgtttttgtgattgaCAGATCAGGCAGTATGGGCAGCATGATGCATTATGGGAAAAGAGCAAAGAGGCGCATTGAAAGTGCAAAA GACACTCTGCTGTTACTGTTGAAGAGTCTGCCCATGGGATGCTACTTCAATATCTATGGATTTGGCTCTCATTTTGAGTCCTTCTTTCC TAAGAGTGTCGTGTATAATCAGGAAACAATGGATCAGGCTCTGAAGAGAGTGAAGGAAATGAAATCAGACATGGGTGGCACTGAGATTTTAAAGCCTCTAAAACACATCTACAGTCAGCGCTGTCACCCCGATCACCCCAGACAG CTGTTCTTCTTCACTGATGGAGAGGTGGGAAACACTAAAAAGGTGCTGGACCTGGTGAAAAGTCACGCTCACTCTCACAG GTGTTTCTCGTTCGGGATTGGTGAGGGTGCGAGTGCCGCCCTCATCACAGGAATGGCCAGAGAGGGATCTGGTCACGCTCAGTTCATCACAGACACAGACCGCATGCAGCCCAAA GTGATGCAGTCGCTCAGGTTTGCTCTGCAGCCCGCTGTGGTTAATATCTCTGTGGACTGGACCCTTCCAGATGGTCTTACTGTTGAAACACTGTCTCCTCCCATCAATGTGCTCTTCCAGGGTCAAAGGACACTCATTTATGCCCAACTGAAAGGAGAG AGTTCAGGAGGCTCTGAGGGAACTGTGACCGTCAAATACAGTCTTAAAGATCAACCAGTAACAAACCAGCTCCACTTCTGCCTCAAACCCACTGAGGAAACTGG GCTGTCCATCCACCAGCTGGCGGCTCGGACCCTGATCCGTTCTCTGGAGCAGGAGAAGAGGTCAGGTGCTGCAGATGTTGAGGGCATCAGGAGCAGGATGGTGGAGCTCAGTGTTCAGGCAGGAGTGAGCAGTGTTCATACAGCCTTCATTGCTGTTAATAAAGACAGCAGACAGACTGTGAAAGGACCCCTGCAGCAGAGAAGAGTGCAGACATGCG CCGCTCAACCGGTTCAGCCACCGGCATCTAAATTCAGAGAATCTAAACAAGCTAAGCCTAAATCACTGCTGG GGAAACTGGGTCAAGCCCTGTCTCGTAATCATG ATTCTAAATCGTTTAGACACTCAATGATGATGGTTGAAGGCTGTTGTGCATCATCGGCAAGAAAGG TAGAGCGCCAGAAGGATCTGTTACTGCAGCTGGTTTCTCTCCAAAAGGCGTCCGGCTGCTGGGATCTGGACGCCACACTGGCCGATGTGTTTGGGAAGACGGAGGAtgagctgaccaatcagaagccaGCACAG GTGGATGGGTCAGTATGGGCCACTCTCCTGGCTCTGATCTGGTTATACGGCTGTAAAATAGAGCAGCAGGTGGAGTGGCAGTTTGTGGCCATGAAGGCAGCGTCATGGATCGGCTCTCAGAAAG tgggtgatctgtctcagtgtgtgtgtgaggggaatGTCCTGCTCGGATGTCAGGTGACCAAAGATACTCTGGGAATCTGA
- the LOC113066631 gene encoding von Willebrand factor A domain-containing protein 5A-like isoform X1, translated as MSCICDVVVLLLCDSVPLKSISVQVRVQDHVATVSSTLQYVNEEERPLEALFVFPLPADAAVCHFSAKIGEHEIVAEVQDRESARDQYDDAVSSGQQAFLLEESAESPDVFRLSVGCLSAGQNAAVTIIYITELAVQADHSLRFCLPAVLNPRYTPAGSGAGIVSEISSGCGAVPYTLTLSVHVSSPKPISKLESNCSLDPLVFLQSDHTQATVNLSPGHMFDKDFELFVFYQDTHQPSAIVEAGVTTAPPGSLMRDPVVMISLYPEFPEEVMSSLASRGEFVFVIDRSGSMGSMMHYGKGAKMRIESAKDTLLLLLKSLPMGCYFNIYGFGSHFESFFPKSVVYNQETMDQALKRVKEMKSDMGGTEILEPLKHIYSQRCHPDHPRQLLVFTDGEVGNTKKVLDLVKSHAHSHRCFSFGIGEGASAALITGMAREGSGHAQFITDTDRMQPKVMQSLRFALQPAVVNISVDWTLPDGLTVETLSPPINVLFQGQRTLIYAQLKGESSGGSEGTVTVKYSLKDQPVTNQLHFCLKPTEETGLSIHRLAARTLIRSLEQEKRSGAADVEGIRSRMVELSVQAGVSSVHTAFIAVNIDSRQTVKGPLNRRRVLAYDSDEFDDMCYGVPQMGCDDDVYCELDEEVELLSGDSEEFDDMCYGVPQMGIRRGFACFKQSNDDVYGDIDIYDDGFDALAEAAPEPQKDLLLQLVSLQKASGCWDLDATLADVFGKMEDELTNQKPAQVDGSVWATLLALIWLYGCKIEQQVEWQFVAMKAASWIGSQKVGDLSQCVCAGNVLLGCQVTKETLGI; from the exons ATGAGCTGTATTTGTGatgttgttgtgttgttgttgtgtgaCTCAGTGCCTCTGAAGAGCATCTCAGTGCAGGTTCGGGTTCAGGATCATGTAGCCACAGTCTCCTCCACTCTGCAGTATGTGAATGAGGAAGAGCGCCCCCTGGAGGCCTTGTTCGTCTTCCCTCTGCCTGCTGATGCTGCTGTCTGCCACTTCAGTGCCAAGATCGGAGAGCATGAGATTGTGGCAGAGGTGCAGGACAGAGAAAGC GCGAGGGATCAGTATGATGATGCTGTGAGTTCGGGTCAGCAGGCGTTTCTGTTGGAAGAGAGCGCAGAGAGTCCCGATGTGTTCAGACTGAGTGTGGGGTGTCTGTCGGCGGGTCAGAACGCTGCTGTCACCATCATCTACATCACTGAGCTCGCTGTGCAGGCCGACCACTCACTGCGCTTCTGTCTGCCGGCTGTACTCAACCCTCGATACACACCAGCAG gTTCAGGTGCTGGTATCGTCTCAGAGATTTCATCAGGATGTGGAGCTGTTCCCTACACGCTGACTCTCAGTGTCCATGTGAGCTCTCCAAAGCCCATCTCCAAACTAGAGTCCAACTGCTCTCTGGATCCTCTAGTGTTCCTGCAGTCTGATCACACTCAGGCCACG GTGAATCTGAGTCCTGGTCACATGTTTGATAAGGACTTTGAGCTGTTTGTGTTCTATCAGGATACCCATCAGCCCTCTGCTATAGTGGAGGCAGGAGTGACCACTGCCCCGCCAG GCTCTCTGATGAGAGACCCAGTGGTCATGATAAGTTTGTACCCAGAGTTCccagaggaagtgatgtcatcacTGGCATCTCGAGGagagtttgtttttgtgattgaCAGATCAGGCAGTATGGGCAGCATGATGCATTATGGGAAAGGAGCAAAGATGCGCATTGAAAGTGCAAAG GACACTCTGCTGTTACTGTTGAAGAGTCTTCCCATGGGATGCTACTTCAATATCTATGGATTTGGCTCTCATTTTGAGTCCTTCTTTCC TAAGAGTGTCGTGTATAATCAGGAAACAATGGATCAGGCTCTGAAGAGAGTGAAGGAAATGAAATCAGACATGGGCGGCACAGAGATTTTAGAGCCTTTAAAACACATCTACAGTCAGCGCTGTCACCCCGATCACCCCAGACAG CTGTTGGTCTTCACGGATGGAGAGGTGGGAAACACTAAAAAGGTGCTGGACCTGGTGAAAAGTCACGCTCACTCTCACAG GTGTTTCTCGTTCGGGATTGGTGAGGGTGCGAGTGCCGCCCTCATCACAGGAATGGCCAGAGAGGGATCTGGTCACGCTCAGTTCATCACAGACACAGACCGCATGCAGCCCAAA GTGATGCAGTCGCTCAGGTTTGCTCTGCAGCCCGCTGTGGTTAATATCTCTGTGGATTGGACCCTTCCAGATGGTCTTACTGTTGAAACACTGTCTCCTCCCATCAATGTGCTCTTCCAGGGTCAAAGGACACTCATTTATGCCCAACTGAAAGGAGAG AGTTCAGGAGGCTCTGAGGGAACAGTGACCGTCAAATACAGTCTTAAAGATCAACCAGTAACAAACCAGCTCCACTTCTGCCTCAAACCCACTGAGGAAACTGG GCTGTCCATCCACCGGCTGGCGGCTCGGACCCTGATCCGTTCTCTGGAGCAGGAGAAGAGGTCAGGTGCTGCAGATGTTGAGGGCATCAGGAGCAGGATGGTGGAGCTCAGTGTTCAGGCAGGAGTGAGCAGTGTTCATACAGCCTTCATTGCTGTTAATATAGACAGCAGACAGACTGTGAAAGGACCCCTGAATCGGAGAAGAGTTTTAGCATACG ATTCTGATGAATTTGATGACATGTGTTATGGTGTCCCGCAGATGG GATGTGATGATGATGTTTATTGTGAACTTGATGAAGAAGTTGAGCTTCTGTCAGgag ATTCTGAAGAATTTGATGACATGTGTTATGGTGTCCCGCAGATGG GAATTCGGAGAGGCTTTGCTTGTTTTAAAC AGTCTAATGATGATGTTTATGGTGACATTGACATTTATGATGACGGTTTTGATGCACTGGCGGAGG CTGCTCCTGAGCCCCAGAAGGACCTGTTACTGCAGCTGGTTTCTCTCCAAAAGGCGTCCGGCTGCTGGGATCTGGACGCCACACTGGCCGATGTGTTTGGGAAGATGGAGGAtgagctgaccaatcagaagccaGCACAG GTGGATGGGTCAGTATGGGCCACTCTCCTGGCTCTGATCTGGTTATACGGCTGTAAAATAGAGCAGCAGGTGGAGTGGCAGTTTGTGGCCATGAAGGCAGCGTCATGGATC
- the LOC113066631 gene encoding von Willebrand factor A domain-containing protein 5A-like isoform X2 has translation MEICGLLTDKNNAVPLKSISVQVRVQDHVATVSSTLQYVNEEERPLEALFVFPLPADAAVCHFSAKIGEHEIVAEVQDRESARDQYDDAVSSGQQAFLLEESAESPDVFRLSVGCLSAGQNAAVTIIYITELAVQADHSLRFCLPAVLNPRYTPAGSGAGIVSEISSGCGAVPYTLTLSVHVSSPKPISKLESNCSLDPLVFLQSDHTQATVNLSPGHMFDKDFELFVFYQDTHQPSAIVEAGVTTAPPGSLMRDPVVMISLYPEFPEEVMSSLASRGEFVFVIDRSGSMGSMMHYGKGAKMRIESAKDTLLLLLKSLPMGCYFNIYGFGSHFESFFPKSVVYNQETMDQALKRVKEMKSDMGGTEILEPLKHIYSQRCHPDHPRQLLVFTDGEVGNTKKVLDLVKSHAHSHRCFSFGIGEGASAALITGMAREGSGHAQFITDTDRMQPKVMQSLRFALQPAVVNISVDWTLPDGLTVETLSPPINVLFQGQRTLIYAQLKGESSGGSEGTVTVKYSLKDQPVTNQLHFCLKPTEETGLSIHRLAARTLIRSLEQEKRSGAADVEGIRSRMVELSVQAGVSSVHTAFIAVNIDSRQTVKGPLNRRRVLAYDSDEFDDMCYGVPQMGCDDDVYCELDEEVELLSGDSEEFDDMCYGVPQMGIRRGFACFKQSNDDVYGDIDIYDDGFDALAEAAPEPQKDLLLQLVSLQKASGCWDLDATLADVFGKMEDELTNQKPAQVDGSVWATLLALIWLYGCKIEQQVEWQFVAMKAASWIGSQKVGDLSQCVCAGNVLLGCQVTKETLGI, from the exons ATGGAAATCTGCGGTCTTCTAACTGATAAAAATAATGCAG TGCCTCTGAAGAGCATCTCAGTGCAGGTTCGGGTTCAGGATCATGTAGCCACAGTCTCCTCCACTCTGCAGTATGTGAATGAGGAAGAGCGCCCCCTGGAGGCCTTGTTCGTCTTCCCTCTGCCTGCTGATGCTGCTGTCTGCCACTTCAGTGCCAAGATCGGAGAGCATGAGATTGTGGCAGAGGTGCAGGACAGAGAAAGC GCGAGGGATCAGTATGATGATGCTGTGAGTTCGGGTCAGCAGGCGTTTCTGTTGGAAGAGAGCGCAGAGAGTCCCGATGTGTTCAGACTGAGTGTGGGGTGTCTGTCGGCGGGTCAGAACGCTGCTGTCACCATCATCTACATCACTGAGCTCGCTGTGCAGGCCGACCACTCACTGCGCTTCTGTCTGCCGGCTGTACTCAACCCTCGATACACACCAGCAG gTTCAGGTGCTGGTATCGTCTCAGAGATTTCATCAGGATGTGGAGCTGTTCCCTACACGCTGACTCTCAGTGTCCATGTGAGCTCTCCAAAGCCCATCTCCAAACTAGAGTCCAACTGCTCTCTGGATCCTCTAGTGTTCCTGCAGTCTGATCACACTCAGGCCACG GTGAATCTGAGTCCTGGTCACATGTTTGATAAGGACTTTGAGCTGTTTGTGTTCTATCAGGATACCCATCAGCCCTCTGCTATAGTGGAGGCAGGAGTGACCACTGCCCCGCCAG GCTCTCTGATGAGAGACCCAGTGGTCATGATAAGTTTGTACCCAGAGTTCccagaggaagtgatgtcatcacTGGCATCTCGAGGagagtttgtttttgtgattgaCAGATCAGGCAGTATGGGCAGCATGATGCATTATGGGAAAGGAGCAAAGATGCGCATTGAAAGTGCAAAG GACACTCTGCTGTTACTGTTGAAGAGTCTTCCCATGGGATGCTACTTCAATATCTATGGATTTGGCTCTCATTTTGAGTCCTTCTTTCC TAAGAGTGTCGTGTATAATCAGGAAACAATGGATCAGGCTCTGAAGAGAGTGAAGGAAATGAAATCAGACATGGGCGGCACAGAGATTTTAGAGCCTTTAAAACACATCTACAGTCAGCGCTGTCACCCCGATCACCCCAGACAG CTGTTGGTCTTCACGGATGGAGAGGTGGGAAACACTAAAAAGGTGCTGGACCTGGTGAAAAGTCACGCTCACTCTCACAG GTGTTTCTCGTTCGGGATTGGTGAGGGTGCGAGTGCCGCCCTCATCACAGGAATGGCCAGAGAGGGATCTGGTCACGCTCAGTTCATCACAGACACAGACCGCATGCAGCCCAAA GTGATGCAGTCGCTCAGGTTTGCTCTGCAGCCCGCTGTGGTTAATATCTCTGTGGATTGGACCCTTCCAGATGGTCTTACTGTTGAAACACTGTCTCCTCCCATCAATGTGCTCTTCCAGGGTCAAAGGACACTCATTTATGCCCAACTGAAAGGAGAG AGTTCAGGAGGCTCTGAGGGAACAGTGACCGTCAAATACAGTCTTAAAGATCAACCAGTAACAAACCAGCTCCACTTCTGCCTCAAACCCACTGAGGAAACTGG GCTGTCCATCCACCGGCTGGCGGCTCGGACCCTGATCCGTTCTCTGGAGCAGGAGAAGAGGTCAGGTGCTGCAGATGTTGAGGGCATCAGGAGCAGGATGGTGGAGCTCAGTGTTCAGGCAGGAGTGAGCAGTGTTCATACAGCCTTCATTGCTGTTAATATAGACAGCAGACAGACTGTGAAAGGACCCCTGAATCGGAGAAGAGTTTTAGCATACG ATTCTGATGAATTTGATGACATGTGTTATGGTGTCCCGCAGATGG GATGTGATGATGATGTTTATTGTGAACTTGATGAAGAAGTTGAGCTTCTGTCAGgag ATTCTGAAGAATTTGATGACATGTGTTATGGTGTCCCGCAGATGG GAATTCGGAGAGGCTTTGCTTGTTTTAAAC AGTCTAATGATGATGTTTATGGTGACATTGACATTTATGATGACGGTTTTGATGCACTGGCGGAGG CTGCTCCTGAGCCCCAGAAGGACCTGTTACTGCAGCTGGTTTCTCTCCAAAAGGCGTCCGGCTGCTGGGATCTGGACGCCACACTGGCCGATGTGTTTGGGAAGATGGAGGAtgagctgaccaatcagaagccaGCACAG GTGGATGGGTCAGTATGGGCCACTCTCCTGGCTCTGATCTGGTTATACGGCTGTAAAATAGAGCAGCAGGTGGAGTGGCAGTTTGTGGCCATGAAGGCAGCGTCATGGATC